Genomic DNA from Methylococcus sp. EFPC2:
TCTTCTTTGCGCGACCGTCTGACCGAAATCAGGCGGATATGGCTGTTTCGATACGTCACCACCGCAGACCAATGTTTGCTGCCGATTCGACCGATCACGAGAAAGCGCGGCTCATCCGTGGTTTTGGCGGGAATCTCCAACAGTTCAGGGTCTTCCCACAGCGCTTGCGCCTGCTCGAAATCGATTCCGTGCTTGGCCAGGTTGGCGATGTTTTTGTCCTGATCGTATTCAAATGACATGCTGGATGTATCGCACATTCGCCATATTCATACAACAGTTTTTATATCGTTTTTAAACCATCGAAACTGACCTGCGCCTTAAAACTCCCACCCCGTTTTCTCCTAGCTGTGTGGGTCCTATCGTTTTCCCCAAGCGACGATCCTGCGCCATTGCAGCGCGCTGAGTGCAGGTCT
This window encodes:
- a CDS encoding BrnT family toxin, producing the protein MSFEYDQDKNIANLAKHGIDFEQAQALWEDPELLEIPAKTTDEPRFLVIGRIGSKHWSAVVTYRNSHIRLISVRRSRKEEVQLYESI